Proteins from a single region of Melanotaenia boesemani isolate fMelBoe1 chromosome 3, fMelBoe1.pri, whole genome shotgun sequence:
- the LOC121636712 gene encoding uncharacterized protein LOC121636712: MRMYKCSRVNHFLFRFFPPLPEAVFWTATFENIHQFLVNAEFMRITTKPLQAKFLSQLDNFSDKLTQIFTSKGGLKGQRIKNTMAINDLCDDIDIRRERILKSLMIYLNEDPDSFFKEYLISSTEDDISRSIAATVMGIYTIRRDGIQEPEDVGVVIEGVKVLTNLSSVIKAFILLFGLIYALDLSFPDDLKYTFEFCQKLIMNLDGHKLNVKIQQLKIKLFA, from the exons ATGCGCATGTATAAGTGCTCTCGCGTGAACCATTTCCTCTTCCGTTTTTTTCCGCCTCTACCTGAAGCAGTGTTTTGGACCGCCACATTTGAAAATATACATCAGTTTCTG GTGAATGCAGAGTTCATGCGGATCACTACCAAGCCACTCCAAGCAAAATTTCTGTCTCAGCTGGATAACTTTTCAGACAAGCTGACACAGATTTTCACGTCCAAAGGAGGATTGAAAGGGCAAAGGATAAAGAATACAATGGCAATCAATGATTTG TGCGACGACATTGACATAAGGAGGGAGAGAATTCTCAAAAGCTTGATGATCTACTTAAACGAAGATCCAGACTCTTTCTTCAAGGAATATTTG atCTCTTCCACTGAGGATGACATTTCAAGGAGCATTGCAGCCACAGTCATGGGTATTTACACTATCAGAAGAGACGGGATTCAGGAGCCAGAGGATGTTGGTGTTGTTATCGAAGGTGTTAAGGTCCTGACCAACCTCAGTAGTGTCATCAAGGCATTCATCTTACTGTTTGGATTGATTTATGCCCTTGATCTGAGTTTTCCAGATGACCTCAAGTACACCTTTGAGTTTTGTCAGAAGCTCATAATGAACTTGGATGGACACaaactgaatgtaaaaataCAGCAGCTGAAGATCAAGCTGTTTGCTTAG